DNA sequence from the Methanolobus sp. ZRKC5 genome:
TTAAAAGAGTAGTCATCAGGAAAGATGGGGACGAATATACGCTTTATACTGAAGGTTCACAGCTTAAAGAAGTACTTCAGATAGAAGGAATAGATGCTACAAGGACATATACCAACAACATCGGAGAGATATACGAAGTGTTTGGTATCGAAGCTGCAAGAAATGCGATCATAAAAGAAGCTACTGACACACTTGCAGAGCAGGGTCTTACTGTTGATATCAGACACATAATGCTTGTATCTGACATCATGTGTTGTGATGGAGAAGTAAAACAGATCGGAAGACATGGAATTTCAGGAGAGAAGGCCAGTGTATTTGCACGTGCCGCCTTTGAAGTTACTGTAACCCATCTGCTTGATGCCGGTATGCGTGGAGATCGCGATGAACTTAATGGTGTTACCGAGAATATTATAGTAGGACAGCCTATTAAACTGGGCACAGGAGATGTTCATCTTGTTACGAGATGAACTTCCAATATTATAATACAAAGAACAACCAGAAAGTTGATATACGGAATCACTTATTAATACAAATCTCAAACTGACATTATAAATGAGTTGACATAAATGGATATTAACATTGACAAAGCACTGATCAAAGTGATCAGAACCGGAAAGGTGATAATTGGATCTAACAGGACTATCGATGCTGCCATGAACAATGAAGCAAAAATGGTCATACTTGCCGCAAACTGCCCTGCAGATGTAAGAGCAAAGATCGAAAGCCTAGATGTACCGATACTTAACTACTCCGGCACAGGAACAGAACTTGGACCTGCCTGCGGAAAACCATTTCTCATTGCTGCAATGGCCGTCATTGATAGCGGTGAATCTGATATTCTGGCTGCCGCTGCTTAAAGGAGTTGCGATATTTGGGCGAGATCAGGTTATCCACTGAAAGCATCAGGTATATCGCATTATTTGAAAATGTCACAGGTGCAGCGGTTAAAGATTGCATTATCGATGACGATAGAATAATATATGTGATAAACACAGGCGATATGGGTGCTGCTATCGGAAGAAACGGGGACCACATTAACCGTGTGAAGAAAACAGTGGATAAACTTATCGATCTTGTCGAATACTCGGACGAACCTGCTACGTTCATAAAGAACGCATTCGGTCCGGTATCGGTCAAATCGGTGAACATCACAAGCAGGAACAATAAGCGATTGGCTTATGTAGAAGTATCTAATAAAGACAAGGGTCTTGCCATAGGACGGAATGGGAAAAACATTGAAAAGGTAAAACTTGTCGCTAAGAGGCATCATGATATAGATGATGTCATCCTGCAGTGATAATTCAAATAATATCATATACTCATCAAAGACATAGATTGGAGGACATAATTATGCCAAATGGAAAATACGCAGCTCATACACTTCAACGCATGCGAAAGGATGCAAGATGGAAAGATTCACGCTATAACAGGCGTACACTCGGACTTGACGTTAAAGCGGACCCTCTTGGAGGCGCACCTCAGGGAAGAGGCATTGTGCTTGAGAAAGTAGGAATCGAGGCTAAGCAGCCAAACTCAGCTATCAGGAAATGTGTTAGAATACAGTTGATCAAGAACGGACGTCAGGTGTCAGCTTTCTGCCCTGGTGACGGTGCTATCAACTTTATCGACGAGCACGATGAAGTTACAGTAGAGAGAATTGGTGGCCGTATGGGTGGTGCAATGGGTGATATTCCCGGAGTACGCTTCAAGGTCACTGCTGTAAACAATGTATGCTTAAGAGAGATGGTTATTGGCCGAAAAGAGAAACCAAGGAGATAATTAAATGTACAAGTTATTTGAAAAATGGGATCTCACTGAAGTAGAGGTCACTGACCAGGGAATTAAAAGGTATGTGAACCTCGATCCGGTGATTATCCCTCACTCAAACGGAAAGCATGCAAGACAGCAATTCAACAAATCAGATATCTGTATCGTTGAACGTCTTGTTAACAACGTTATGCGCAATGCGCAGAACACCGGAAAGAAGCAGAACGCAATGAGAGTTGTTTCTGAAGCATTAGACATTATTAGCACAAGAACCAAAAAGAACCCCGTACAGGTTCTGGTAGAAGCTATATCTAACGCTGGACCAAGGGAAGAAGTAGTTAGACTTAAGTACGGCGGAATATCCGTACCAAAGGCAGTAGACACTGCTCCGCAGAGACGTGTTGACAGCGCACTCAGATACATTACAATGGGTGCAAATAAGGCTTCGTTCAAATCCAAGAGAAGTGCAGCAGATTGTCTTGCAGCAGAAATAGTTGCAGCTTCAAACCGTGATGCAAAATGCTTCTCCATCAACAAGAAGGATGGAAAGGAAAGAGTTGCGAAGGCAGCACGTTAATGCAAATCCTGCCACTTAGTAAATAAGGATAAGGTAATTAATATGGCAAGAAATGATAAAATGGTTGACCGTGTTGCAGCGCTCATGGGCGAACCAAAGATGATACGTAACATTGGTATTGTTGCGCACATTGATCACGGAAAGACAACCCTGTCAGACAACCTTCTTGCAGGCGCAGGCATGCTCTCAAAAGAGCTTGCCGGTAACGCTTGCTGGACTGACTCTGATGCAGAAGAACAGGAAAGAGGTATTACCATTGATTCAGCGAACGTTTCAATGGTCCACGAATATGATGGCGAGGAATACCTCATTAACCTTATTGATACACCAGGTCACGTAGACTTTGGTGGTGACGTTACACGTGCAATGCGTGCAGTAGATGGTGCTGTAGTGGTTATTGACGCTGTAGAAGGTACAATGCCACAGACAGAGACTGTTCTCAGACAGGCATTAAAGGAACACGTCAAGCCAGTTCTGTTCATCAACAAAGTTGACCGTCTCATCAATGAGTTACAGGTCGACGGGCAGGAAATGCAGATCAGACTCGGCAAACTTATCGATCACGTAAACAAGCTCATCAAAGGTATGAACGAAGAGCGTTACAAGGCAGGATGGAAAGTTGACGCAGCAGAAGGTACCGTAGCTTTCGGTTCAGCATTATACAACTGGGCTATCAGCGTACCAATGATGCAGAAGACCGGAGTCAGTTTCCAGCAGATCTATGATTACAATAAAGCAGGCCCTGAGGAGATAAAGGAACTTGCAGACAAGTGTCCACTCCATGAAGTCCTAAACGATATGGTTATCAGGTTCCTCCCATCCCCTCTTGTAGCACAGGAAGGAAGGGTAAACGCTATCTGGCACGGAGATAAGGAATCCAATATCGGCAAGTCAATGATCAATGCGGACCCTGAGGGTGAGCTTGCATTCATGGTAACAGATATTACGATGGACCCACATGCAGGTGAAGTTGCAACCGGAAGGTTGTTCAGCGGATCACTCAAACGTGGTATGGAAGTTTACGTATCCGGTGCATCAAAAACTAACAGAATTCAACAGGTCGGTGTTTTCATGGGTCCAAAGAGACTTGAAGTGGAGAACATCCCTGCTGGAAACATTGCAGCTGTGACCGGACTTAAAGATGCTATCGTCGGTTCAACAGTAACCACCCTTGACGGCATGATGCCTTTCGAGAGTATCACCCACGCAAGTGAACCTGTAGTTACCGTTGCAGTCGAAGCTAAGCATATGAAGGACCTTCCAAAACTTGTAGAAGTATTGAGACAGGTTGCAAAGGAAGACCCAACACTTAAGATCACACTTGACGAAGAAACCGGTGAGCACTTAATGGCTGGTATGGGTGAACTTCACCTCGAAGTTATTGCTCACAGAATTGAGCGCGATAAGGGTGTAGAGATCACAACCACACCACCTTTGGTAGTTTATCGTGAGACCATTCGTGGCAGTGCAGGACCAGTAGAAGGTAAGTCACCAAACAGACACAACAGATTCTATGTTACAGTTGAGCCTCTTGCACAGGAAGTAAGGGATCTTATCAAAGCCGGTGAGATATCAATGCGCATGCCTGAGGTAGAGCGCAGAGAAAAACTCATGGCAGCTGGTATGACCAAAGACGAAGCTAAGGGTATTGCAGACATCTTTGAGAGCAATGTTTACATTGATGTCACAAAAGGTATCCAGCATCTCAATGAAACCATGGAACTCATCCTTGAAGGATTCCAGGAAGTAATGAAGGCAGGACCTCTCTCAAGAGAACCATGCATGGGTGTAAAGGTAAAGCTCGTTGATGCAAAGTTACACGAAGATGCAGTCCACAGAGGACCTGCACAGGTAATACCTGCATCCAGACAAGGTATCCAGGCAGCAATGTTAATGGCAGACGATACACTTCTTGAACCGTACCAGAAAGTATTCATCCAGGTGCCACAGGATAGTATGGGTGGCGCAACCAAGGAAATTCAGGGACGTCGTGGTACTATCATTGATATGGGCTCAGAAGGCGACATGACCATCATTGAATCAAGAGCACCAGTGTCCGAACTGTTCGGATTTGCAGGAGATATCAGATCAGCAACCGAAGGCCGCGCAATGTGGAGTACAGAGTTTGCAGGATTTGACACACTTCCAACAAACCTGACAGCAGAAGTTGTTAGTGGCATAAGAGAAAGAAAGGGACTCAAGAAGGACCTACCACAGGCATCTGACTACATGAGTATGTAATTGCGGAAATTTGCAGCTTTTTGCTGCAAAAATCCTATTTTGTCAGAAAGGTTTAAACGTAAAAAGACCTATTATGGCAAATCAAACTGATATATTATAATTGATTTAAATAAAGGAGATATGAAAATGGCAGCTGACAAACCACACATGAACTTGGCAGTTATTGGTCACATTGACCACGGCAAGTCAACCCTTGTCGGAAGATTAATGTTCGAGACAGGAGCAGTACCTGCTCACCTTATCGAGAAGTACAAGGCAGAAGCAAAAGAAAAGGGTAAAGAGTCTTTCGCATTCGCATGGGTCATGGACTCACTTAAGGAAGAGCGTGAAAGAGGTATCACAATCGATATCGCTCACAAGAGATTCGACACCGACAAGTACTACTTTACAATTGTGGACTGTCCAGGCCACCGTGACTTTGTAAAGAACATGATCACTGGTGCATCCCAGGCTGACGCAGCTATTCTTGTAGTCGCAGCACCTGATGGTGTAATGGACCAGACAAAAGAGCACGTGTTCCTTTCAAGAACCCTTGGTATCAACCAGCTCATCATTGCTGTAAACAAGATGGATGCATCAAAATACAGCGAAGAGAGATACAATGAGGTTAAGGAACAAGTAAGCCAGCTCCTCGGTATGGTAGGATTCAAGGCATCAGAGATTCCATTCATTCCAACATCCGCATTTGAGGGCGACAACATATCAGATTCAAGCGCAAACACACCATGGTACAAAGGTCCATCTATCCTTGAAGCACTTGACCTCCTTGTTGAACCAGATAAGCCAGACAACCTTCCACTCAGAATCCCTGTACAGGATGCATACACCATCTCCGGTATCGGAACCGTACCAGTAGGTAGGGTCGAAACAGGTATCATGAAGAAGGGCCAGACTGTAACATTCAATCCAAGTGGCGTAAGCGGTGAAGTCAAGTCAATTGAAATGCACCATGAAGAACATGATCAGGCTGTACCTGGTGACAACATCGGATGGAACGTACGTGGTGTAGGTAAGAACGATGTCCGCAGAGGAGATGTATGTGGACCATCAGACAAGCCACCTTCAGTAGCAGAAGAGTTCACAGGACAGATCGTTGTACTGCAGCACCCATCCGCTATCACAGCAGGATACACACCAGTATTCCACTGCCACACAACCCAGACTGCATGTACTCTCATGTCCATTGACAAGAAACTTGATCCAAAGACAGGTGAAGTCAAGGAAGAGAATGCAACCTTCATTAAGGCTGGAGATGCAGCAATTGTCACCATCAAGCCAACAAGACCAATGGTAATCGAACCTGTAAAGGAAATCCCACAACTCGGTAGATTCGCTATCCGTGATATGGGTATGACCATTGCTGCTGGCATGTGCATGAGTGTTAAACTGAAGCAGTAATACACTCAACTTTTTCCTTTTTTAGGAGATAAACATGTCACAAAAAGCAAGAATCAGATTATCAGGAATCAGTCCTGTAAACCTCGATGGTGTTTGCGATCAGGTAAAAGCTATTGCAGACAGAACAGGGGTAAGTATCGCAGGACCAGTTCCACTACCAACTAAAAAGATGGTAGTACCTGTCCGTAAAAGTCCAAGTGGCGACGGAACTGCTACATGGGATCACTGGGAAATGCGTGTACACAAGAGACTCATTGATATTGCGGCAGATGAGCGTGCACTCAGACAGCTTATGCGCATCCAGGTTCCTAAGGACATTAACATTGAGATAGTACTTCAGAACTAACTATAGTTATTGCTAGCAATAACTATAATCTTTAAGTTACAGATAACATCTGTAACCTTCTACTTCTTATCTTTCAGCGGCACTGAAGAGTGCCTGCTATGAAAGATATTTGGAAAGAACTGCTATATAATATTTTTTTTAGAGGTTCTTCCATTTGGTTAAATACTGCCCAGAGAAATCATCAGTACCGCAAAATATATCTAAACCAGCAACTCATAAAAAATATGGGGTTAAGTTATGAAAGAAAAGGTACTGATATTAGGAGCAGGCTATGCCGGATCGGTGGTAGCAAATATACTAGCCAGAGAATTCAGGAATAAGATTGCCAGGGACGAGTTAGAACTTATCATACTCGATAAAAATGATACAAATATAAATCAGGGTGGCTTTACTTTTATTCCCTTTGAACTTTATACGCCTGAAGAGATTACAAGACCAAGAAAAAAGCTCATCAGTCCAAGAGTAAAAGCCTTTTATGGAGAAGAAGGAGAAGTAACAGCAGTTAATCTTGGAAATAAAGAAGTAACCGTCAAAAGTAACAAAAAGTATGGTTACGATTATCTTGTTATCGCAATGGGTTGCAGGGCTGATGTTAATACGATTCCAGGTCTTAAAGATGATCTTAACACATTCTACACTTCAATAGAAGATGCTTTCAAGGTAAGGGATCTGGTAAAGAATATCAGCGGCGGAAAAGTCGTGATCTCTGTTGCCTCGATGCCTGTCCCTTGTCCCGGTGCACCCGTAAAGTTTACTTTTATGCTAGAAAGTTATTTGCGCAATATTAAGAAGAACAGAGAAGATGTACAAATAACACTGGTCTGGCCCATGGAACCAATAGGACCACCGGAATTTAACAAATTCGTGACTGGCCAATTCAATGAAAAAAATGTTGAAATTGTGAGAAACTTTCAGCTGGCTGAAGTTGATGCAACCCGAAAAGAATTAACATCAAAAACTGGAGAAAAGGTAAATTATGATCTGTTGATCACTGTGCCTCCGCACAAAGCGCCAGAGGTACTAATAAATTCAGGCCTTACGGATGAGAATGGATGGATATCGGCAGATAAAGCTACACTTCAGTATCGTGGTCCTGCTGGCAACCATGACAATGTGTACGTGATTGGAGATCTCGGACCCGCAGACATCCTCAAAACAGGCATTGGTGCACATTATCAGGCAATTGCAATAAGTCAGAACCTGATCAATGATATTTATGGAAATGGCATAAAAACACCTTATGAAGGTGAAACAGGATGTCCCATAGTCACTGAAATAGAAACTCCGAACACAATGGGTAAAGGTTATATTGCCACCTGGAGGTACGGAGTACCCCCCGCACCTTTCACAACCACAAAAATGGGATGGTTCCTGTATCGCATGTATTACCACATACACTGGGATATTAGCGTAAAAGGATTGTTCTGAGGAGGAAGTGAATATGACAGATGAAACTATTACAGATCAGATATCAGGAATTGAAATTACACCGGCTGATGTTGAAGCAGTTCTTGATCTTGTGCGAACAGCCAGAATCCTGCAGGACTATATGAACGATCAGACTGCTCATGGGATAGCACAACTTATGACAACTGTATTAAAGATAACAAATGCAGTAATGAGCACAGATCTTGTTGATGTGATGGAAAGAGGATTACAAGATCCCGAACTTGACAAAGCTCTTCTTGAACCACCAAAAGTAGGCATAGGTGGATTGCTAAAACAAATGCAGGATGAAGACTTCCAGAAAGGTATGGGAGTAATGTTAACGCTGGTTAAAGCTATAGGAAGAGCAACAGAAGATTAAAGTAACTTACTATTCATCTTCTTTTTTATAATCTGACGCAGCATCTAATTCAATTACAAATTTTGCACCTGACAGTTTGTTGTCCTCAACACGTATAGAGCCACCGTACCGTTCAACTGTTTTTTTAGCTATATACAATCCAAATCCGGTATTCCCGGTTTTTCCATACTTGTATCCCTCATCAAAAACTCTGGATTTTACTGCATCAGGAATTCCAATACCATTATCAGCAATTAAAATTTCACAGATGCCATTTTGATTCAATATTTCAATATCGACCTTGCTGGCATTTCCATGAACCAGAGCATTACTGACAATATTATCGAAAACTGAAGCCAGAGCATTATCAGCCATAACCAGACAGTTTCCAGTTACATTGAATTTTGCTGCATGTGCACTTATAGCATTATCCACCAGATTTTTGACATTCAAAAGTTTAAGCTGTTCATCAACAACTGAGACCTGATCAATTTCCTTTACATCTTTTATAAGAGAAGCACTTTTTTGTGAAGCTTTTCTTATCATAGAAATAAATTTTTCATCCCCCTTCTCCTCAAGCAAGTCTAAAGCTCCCATGATGACCTGAAGATCATTAGCAATGTCATGCCTTAGAATACGATTTGTATTACGAAGCATTTCGGTAAGTTTCACCTGCTCTTCCTTTGATCTGAATACTTCATGATAGCGCCTTATATTGGATATCGCAAGTCCTGACGCCTTTGCAAGATCAAAAGCAACACTTAGATACTCATCCAGATTTTCCGGAAAAGCAATGCCATGCACCTCGATAATACCAAAGAGAGTATCTGCCATCAAAACTTTTATCGCGAAACCATCTTCCGTATCAAACACAACATAGCTTTCATCAGAATCTCTCAATTTCATTATGACACCATGTTTGGTTTCAAAGGATTTGCAGTACTGAACTTCTACCTCATCTTCATAAAAAGAATGGTAAACAACATTCTTCGGAGCGAACATTGTACTGAACAATTTACAAATCGATTTGATTTCAACAGATTCATCTGTAATATCAGCAATTGTTTTGATAAAATCAATGTAACTATTCAGCCTGATAAAAACACTATCAATAGCAATCTTGACAAAAAGTTGAGACCTACATTTTATTAGGATCATTAATTTTGATTGTTGTCATTGATTGCTTTTTTGATTCTTAGGTTGTTAGTGAGCAAACATCTCCGTTTTGATTAAATCAGTATCAATAGGCTAATTGTGGTAGGCTGAATAGTTACAAATCAATAGACATAGCATATGAAGCCGCTTTTCTCTGGCATAATTTCAACTGTTTTTGCTTCTTTTCAATACTCCATCGAAGTATAAGGTTATCAAAGACCACACTGAAGTATCCCATCCCAACATTTAATATTTTGAATGGGACATCTACAAATTTGGAAAATTCTTCTGCCTTGAAAACAAAATCGGAATGAATGCCTATGTCCAGAATCAAAATAGATGAATATAATTCAGAAAATGAGGACGCTGAATTATCGTCATACATACCAATAGACCTCAGATTATTCTGCCAGTCTTCCAGCCATCCGGGAGCTACAATAAAAGAACCTGCATCTTCATACTCCTGCAAAGCCTGACTCTCAGTAAACAAGTCATAAATATTTTCAGTCTTATGAATTTTAACAGAGCCAGAATACTCTTCCGGAATGCAAACTTCGGGACATGATGTATCACACAGAAGCAGTATATCATTGTCGCATTTTTGCTCCCTGATGATACCAAGGATTATTTCAGACTTTGGAGTATCCTGAGAAGACTTAAAAAAGGCGCATTTTATCCCTTCATATTGACTTTCAGAATTAAGGATATATTCGATTTCCTGCCGGATATTTACGGGTGCAACAATGTAATGATCATAAAACATAATATTCTACTCCGGGTACTGACCCCATTTTTTTACGGAATCAGAAATATTCATGATAACTTCTGAAGGAACAAGATAAAGTATTTCCCCGTGGTTATCAGAGAGAATATAACCACCGCCATTCGCAGTCTTTTGAATTGCTTCCTTTACATGATATTCAGTATCCTGACGAGTCCAGTGCCGCATCTCAACTCCATTCAGGTTACCCATTACTGACACTTTTCCATTACATTCATTTTTTATTTCTCCAAGGTCTTCCAGTACACTTGTACAAATAATAGAAGTTCCCGTTTCTATAATATCATTTATTATGGGAAGACATCTTCCTGAAGCCATATGAGTTGCAACAGGTGCGTTAATTCTGGGAATTGCACTTTTGGCAACCTTAAATCCTGTTTTCCTGTAAAGTTCAGGCGGAATGATAGTTGAGGACGATACAGGATCAAAGTAACAGATTGCAGTTGCGCCTGACTCTATCTGGGCATTGGCCCACTTGATACAGAATTCTTCATTGATGCGCATAAGTTCTTCAAACTTGTCAGGTTCCTCGTATATCAAATCAAAAAAACGATTAAATCCCATCTGCATAACCGGCAATGCAAAGGGAGACATAACTACTCCAATTATGGGGATATCTTCACCTGCATGTTTCTTGATCAGTTCTGTGGTCTTCAGAACTTTCTGTAATTGTTGCGATTCAAAAACATCAGGCGCTTCCAGCGACCCTATGTTCTCATAATCAGATATTATTGGCTTGCCAGCATTCGGAGGGGCATCAGAGTAGAAAATAGAATTTCTTCCCCATGCTTCAAGCTCAAGTGATGCATAGTAAAAAGAATAGTAGCAATCATGACCATATTTCTGTTGCATTTTTATCTGGCCCTGTGCAACCATTTCAGGCTTTGAGAAATATTTCTCGATAGAAATATTGAATTCTTTTGATCCCTGTGTTGTAAGCAGGTGGAAGAATGGAACTCTATCCGCTTCTTCATAATTAAGGGCTGTCAGGACTCTTTCCATGGGAGTCATTGCTTCACTTTTCATTGCGATAACCCCAGAACATTATATATCTTACTGACAGACTCTGTAGCATCAACTGCCATAGCATCAGCACCAACTTCTTTCCACAGCTGACGGTCAAACAAAAACGGTGCACCCCCCACTATTATTTTTGCTTTGATACCTTCGCGGTCAAAGATATATCTGAGATTTTTGATATTAAGGGCAAGATTAAGCATTAGTGTCGAAACCATCAGAACCTCGATACCATCTTCTTTGACCTTTCTGGCAACTTTTTCAGGCCCCATATCACCATAATCATGCATATTGAATCCATTGGCCTTAAGGAATGAAGAAACGATACGTTTTCCAAGCATATGTTCATCCCCAAGGGTTGTAATACCTATTATTGGCATGTCCTTCCTGTCAGGACTCTCGGCAGGCAGTATAGATTCCATTATTTCCTCACATATCTTGCTTGCCATATACTCCTGCGATAATGCAATTTCGCCACTTGCCCACATAGCTCCGATTTTTTCAAGAGTAGGAGCAATAAGCTCTTGGATAAGCTCAAAAGCATTATCCCCGGTAAATTCTTTTTTTACGATGTTACCTGCTGCAACTCTGTTCAGGGAAAGAAGGGCATTTTCTAGCTCAAAAACGTTATCTCTGTCGACACGCACACCGCCTGGTTCTTTTGTAAAGAATATGCGATTTAATTATATAAAGGTGTTATTAAAAATATGTGAAATTTCGCTGAATTTTGTATCCTGTATAATAGAACATGTATATTTGAATCATGTGATTACGCCTGTGATTTGACGGTTTTACCACATACCTTGCAATCATGTCTTCTGGATACCTTGAGAGTTTCCATCTCCGAATAAAGCCCATTCCAGATGAGAAGCCTGTTTGTCAGAAGTCTACCAGTACCTACCAGATACTTGATAACTTCATTGACCTGTATCATAGCAATTATACCAGGAGTAACACCAACAACTGGAAAGACTTCTGTTGGCGGAGCTGAAGGGAAAACACAGTTGAAACATGCACTTTCCCCGGGAATTATGGTCATAGCCTGCCCGTCAAAACCACTTATAGCTCCATGAATCAGTGGAATACTTTTTTCATAGGCAACTTGATTTAGGAGATAACGGATAGAGTAATTGTCCATGGCATCAACTATGAGATCTGCATCCCCTACAAGCTTCCTGACGTTTGATTCATCTATTGTAAGGTGAAATGTTTCTATATCTATGTGAGGATTTACGGCCTGGAGCTTATCTCCGACAGACGATACCTTTGCTCTGCCGATATCAGCCTCCCAGTGCAGCACCTGTCGGTTAAGATTGCTTAGTTCCACGCAATCGCGATCTGCAATTCTCAGTTGCCCCACACCGGCAACTGCAAGATAAAGTGCAACCGGACATCCAAGTCCTCCTGCACCTGCAATGAAAACCTTTGCATTCTTTAATGCCTTTTGGCCATCTTCACCTAAAAGCATTATTTGCCTGTTGTAACGTTCAAGCTCTTCCTTGCTTAACATGATACACATCCCTCAAATCTGTTAATAATATTCTCTGAAGTAATTCTACATGATAGTTGACCTTTTCCCATGAAAGACTATAGATTACAGGGACTTAGCTTCCGATGGTGTCAACCTTTGAAAGTTCATGTTTTCTGGAGTTCTCAAATAATACTGTACTTCCTTCTATTTCAAGCAACTTATCGATGAGGAAATTAGATATCTTTTCTTCTCATCCAAGTTCTGTGTACATTCCTTCACCGAAGGGAAAAAAGCTATCCTTGCCATTAGGGTTGAGCCTATGAGAGAGAAAAGACTTTAAGACTTAGACGTTATTCACAATTGTGAGTAAGATTCATAAAATATAATCTATTAAAATCAAGAGGAAATCAATATCATGAAATTACCCTGTCAGACAATTGTCTGGGATGTTTTACCTGCCATCAGAGCAGCAATCGCAGAAGAACTTGTTAACTGCGGACTTTCGCAGCAGGAAGTTGCCAAAGAACTGGACATGGCACCTTCAGCTGTTTCACAATACCTCTCCAAGAAAAGAGGTTATCGAATAGTATTTGGAGAAGATATCAAAAAATCCATACGAGTTCTTGCAGAAGATATGAAAGAAAATCGAGTAGATGATCTTGCTGAGAGAATTTGCAGTATTTGCCGGCAATTGCGTGAAGATGGACAGCAGTGCGTCAATGACGAAAACAAAAAATAATATGGTATTCCATATTACATGAAACTCTTCCTGATGAAAAAATATGCTGAAAAAGAAGATTTATCCATCCTTTCAGCTATAACCTATATAGACAGTGCTTCAACCAGTCTTTTCCCGGTCAGCCACCGAAAACAACCTGCATTATACGAATATCATCACCGTTATTGAGTACAGCATCCACAGGAATGATATGACCATCCCTTGACACAAGCACTTCCCCCTGGCTGATCTTCAGCTCACGCAGCAACTCTTCAACAGTAATTGGTCCTAAATTCATTTCTTCGGTTTTACCGGATGGTAATTTTACTTTCATGGTCCTGCCTGAATAGGTGATAGTAAATAAAATTAGGGGTTTTAGACTTTCAGGTTAATACGTTTTTTAGCAGGAGTTATGATAACTCCTGCAACAAAGGTCGAAAAGACCACAATCCAATGCCCGGATTCAAACTGTGATGAATGAGTCCGAAACCTTGGAAAACGTTTTTCTTCACAATTGTGAATACACATAATAGACACCTGTGGTATTTAACACT
Encoded proteins:
- a CDS encoding helix-turn-helix domain-containing protein, with translation MKLPCQTIVWDVLPAIRAAIAEELVNCGLSQQEVAKELDMAPSAVSQYLSKKRGYRIVFGEDIKKSIRVLAEDMKENRVDDLAERICSICRQLREDGQQCVNDENKK
- a CDS encoding HesA/MoeB/ThiF family protein yields the protein MLSKEELERYNRQIMLLGEDGQKALKNAKVFIAGAGGLGCPVALYLAVAGVGQLRIADRDCVELSNLNRQVLHWEADIGRAKVSSVGDKLQAVNPHIDIETFHLTIDESNVRKLVGDADLIVDAMDNYSIRYLLNQVAYEKSIPLIHGAISGFDGQAMTIIPGESACFNCVFPSAPPTEVFPVVGVTPGIIAMIQVNEVIKYLVGTGRLLTNRLLIWNGLYSEMETLKVSRRHDCKVCGKTVKSQA
- a CDS encoding MoaD/ThiS family protein, whose protein sequence is MKVKLPSGKTEEMNLGPITVEELLRELKISQGEVLVSRDGHIIPVDAVLNNGDDIRIMQVVFGG